The genomic DNA GAGGGCGCGCACACAGCGCACCCACCCCTGCACAGCACCCGCCCCGCGCGGACCCGGCGGCGGTGCGGCGATCCGCGGTGCCCCCGGCGGCGGGCCCCGCCCGGCCCACCGGAACCCGACGGCGGGGCCGTGCGGCGCGTCGGCCTCCCCGGCCCGTTCCGGCCGCCGCCCGCCGCGGGGCCGTCCGATCACCCGCCCGCCGCGGGGCCGTACGCCGCCTTCCGCGGGGCCGTACGCCGCCTTCCGCGGGCCCGCCGAGGGCGGTGGACCGCCCCCGGGCCCCCCGCGCGCCTCCCCGGCACGGCACGCCTCCCCGACCCCGGTACGCCTCCCGGCCCGGCGCGCCTCCCCGGCGCGGCGCGGGCCCGGACCGGGGTGGGGAGGGACCGACACTCCCGGCCGGGGCGCGGCCCGGCTTTTCCTCCGAACGGGGCCGGCCCTGGGCTGTCTGGCCTGACGTCCCGCGGGCGAACCGGCGGAAAACCCCCGGATTGCCCACCCGAGAGGTGTGGGAAGGCTCCTCCGGTAGCCGCCCACCCGAGTGAACCCGGAGAGGAGCGGTGATGCCCGCGCCGCGCCATGCTGCAACGGAGCAGTTACAAAGAGCGATATCTCGTACACAATCCTCAGGTGATGCTGTGAACGCGCTGATCGGTCGTATCCCCGTCCTGGACGTCTCCCCCCTCGTCGACTGCGGCAGAAGGCCCGCGAAGGCGGTGGTCGGCGAGACCTTCCAGGTGTCGGCCACGGTCTTCCGCGAGGGACACGACGCGGTCGCCGCCGACGTGGTCCTCACCGACCCGTCGGGGCGGCCGGGCCCGTTCACCCCGATGCGGGAGCTCGCGCCGGGCACCGACCGCTGGGGCGCCGACGTGACCCCGACCTGCGAGGGCCTGTGGACGTACCACGTGGAGGCGTGGAGCGACCCGGTCGCCACCTGGCGCCACGAGGCCGGCGTCAAGGTCCCCGCGGGCATCGACACGGAGCTGGTCCTGGCCGAGGGCGCCGCGCTGCACGAGCGGGCCGCGGACGGAGTCCCGAAGGACGAGGGCCGGGAGGCCGTCCTGACGGCGGTGGACGCGCTGCGGGACGTGCGCCGCTCCCCCGCCGAGCGGCTCGCCGCCGCGCTGTCCGGACAGGTGCGGGAGGTCCTTGACCGCCACCCGCTGCGCGAACTGGTCACCGCGTCGAAGCCGCTGCCGCTGCTGGTGGAGCGGGAGCGGGCGCTGTACGGGTCGTGGTACGAGATGTTCCCGCGCTCGGAGGGCGCCCACCGCGACGGGGACGGCCGGTTGGTGTCGGGGACGTTCCGCACGGCGGCCGAGCGGCTGCCGGCGATCGCCGCGATGGGCTTCGACGTGGTCTACCTGCCGCCGATCCACCCGATCGGCGGAACGCACCGCAAGGGACCGAACAACACGCTGACGGCCGGCCCCGACGACCCCGGGGTGCCGTGGGCGATCGGTTCGGCCGCCGGCGGGCACGACGCGGTCCACCCCGACCTGGGGACCCTGGAGGACTTCGACGCGTTCGTGGCGCGGGCGCGGGAGCTGCGCCTGGAGGTGGCGCTGGACTTCGCGCTCCAGTGCTCCCCGGACCACCCGTGGGTGCGCAGGCGGCCCGCGTGGTTCCGGCACCGGGCGGACGGCTCCATCGCGTACGCCGAGAACCCGCCGAAGAAGTACCAGGACATCTACCCCCTCGCGTTCGACGAGGACATGCGGGGCATCGTCCGCGAGACGGTGCGGGTGCTGCGGCACTGGATGGCGCACGGCGTGCGGATCTTCCGCGTCGACAACCCGCACACGAAGCCGGTGGTGTTCTGGCAGAAGGTCATCGCCGCCGTCAACCGCACCGATCCGGACGTGATCTTCCTGGCGGAGGCGTTCACCCGGCCGGCGATGATGAGGACGCTCGGCGCGATCGGCTTCCAGCAGTCGTACACGTACTTCACCTGGCGCAACACCAAGCAGGAGCTGACCGAGTACCTGACGGAGCTGTCCGGGGAGACGGCCGCCTGCATGCGGCCGAACCTGTTCGTGAACACCCCCGACATCCTGCACGCCTACCTCCAGCACGGAGGGCGGCCGGCGTTCGAGGTGCGGGCGGTGCTCGCGGCGACGCTGTCGCCGACGTGGGGGATGTACGCCGGGTACGAGCTGTGCGAGAACACCCCGCTGCGGGAGGGCAGCGAGGAGTACCTCGACTCGGAGAAGTACCAGTTGCGGCCCCGCGACTGGGCGGCGGCCGAGCGGGAGGGCCGCAGCATCGTCCCGCTCGTCACCGCGCTCAACCGGCTGCGGCGCCGCCATCCGGCGCTTCGGCGGCTCCGGAACCTCCGCTTCCACCACGCCGACAACGACGCGGTCATCGCGTACAGCAAGCGGCAGGGGTCGGACGTGGTGCTGGTGGTCGTGAACCTCGACCCCCATCACGCCCAGGAGGCGACGGTTTCGCTGGACATGCCGGATCTCGGCCTCGACTGGCACGAGACCGTGCCGGTGCGCGACGAGCTCACCGGCGAGACCTATCACTGGGGCAGGACGAACTACGTGCGCCTGGAACCGGGTGTCAGACCCGCGCACGTACTGGTGGTGTGCCGGGGACCGGGGGGCCTCTCCCCCGACCGGCGCGGTTCCGTCCTGCGACCGTCTCCCCCGATCGGAGGGTCACCCACATCATGACCGTGAACGAGCCCGTCCACGACACGTTCGAGGACACCCCCGCCAAGGACCGGGACCCCGACTGGTTCAAGCGGGCCGTGTTCTACGAGGTGCTGGTCCGCTCCTTCCAGGACAGCAACGGCGACGGCATCGGCGATCTGAGGGGCCTCACGGCCAAGCTGGACTACCTGCAGTGGCTGGGGGTCGACTGCCTCTGGCTGCCGCCCTTCTTCGACTCCCCGCTGCGCGACGGCGGTTACGACGTGTCCGACTACACGGCCGTGCTGCCGGAGTTCGGCGACCTGGCGGACTTCGTCGAGTTCGTGGACGCCGCGCACCAGCGGGGCATGCGGGTGATCATCGACTTCGTGATGAACCACACCAGCGACCAGCACCCGTGGTTCCAGGAGTCCCGCGCCCATCCGGACGGTCCCTACGGCGACTACTACGTCTGGGCCGACGACGACAAGCAGTTCGAGGACGCCCGGATCATCTTCGTCGACACCGAGACGTCGAACTGGACCTTCGACCCGGTGCGCAGGCAGTACTACTGGCACCGGTTCTTCTCCCACCAGCCGGACCTCAACTACGAGAACCCGGCCGTCCAGCAGGAGATCCTCTCCGCGCTGCGGTTCTGGCTGGACCTGGGCATCGACGGCTTCCGCCTCGACGCCGTCCCCTACCTCTACCAGGAGGAGGGCACCAACTGCGAGAACCTCCCGGCGACCCACGCCTTCCTCAAGCGGGTCCGCAAGGAGATCGACGCCGCCTACCCGGACACGGTGCTGCTCGCCGAGGCGAACCAGTGGCCGGAGGACGTCGTCGACTACTTCGGCGACTTCGCCGCCGGCGGCGACGAGTGCCACATGGCGTTCCACTTCCCGGTGATGCCGCGGATCTTCATGGCGGTCCGCCGCGAGTCCCGCTACCCCGTCTCCGAGGTGCTGGCCAAGACCCCGGCGATCCCGGCGGGCTGCCAGTGGGGCATCTTCCTGCGCAACCACGACGAGCTGACCCTGGAGATGGTCACCGACGAGGAGCGCGACTACATGTACGCGGAGTACGCCAAGGACCCGCGGATGCGCGCCAACATCGGCATCCGCCGGCGCCTCGCCCCGCTGCTGGACAACGACCGCAACCAGATCGAGCTGTTCACCGCGCTGCTGCTGTCGCTGCCGGGATCCCCGATCCTCTACTACGGCGACGAGATCGGGATGGGCGACAACATCTGGCTGGGCGACCGCGACGGCGTCCGCACCCCCATGCAGTGGACGCCCGACCGCAACGCGGGCTTCTCCTCCTGCGACCCGGGGCGGCTGTACCTGCCGACCATCATGGACCCGGTCTACGGCTACCAGGTGACGAACGTGGAGGCGTCGATGGCGTCCCCGTCGTCGCTGCTGCACTGGACGCGCCGGATGATCGAGATCCGCAAGCAGAACCCGGCCTTCGGGCTCGGCTCGTACACCGAGCTGCCGTCGTCGAACCCGGCCGTCCTCGCCTTCCTCCGCGAGTACGGCGACGACCTGGTGATGTGCGTGCACAACTTCTCGCGCTTCCCGCAGCCGACCGAGCTGGACCTGCGGCAGTTCAACGAGTACCACCCGGTGGAGCTCATCGGCGGGGTCCGCTTCCCCGCCGTCGGCGAGTGGCCCTACCTGCTGACCCTCGCCGGGCACGGCTTCTACTGGTTCCGGCTGCGCAGGGACGCGGTGCTCCCCGCGAGGGCCGCCGCGTCCGCCGGGCGCCCCGCCGGGGGCGCGGCCGGACGCGCCGCCGAACCGGCGGGCGCGGCCGCGGCACACCGCTGACGGCGCGTTCCCGCCCCCGCGCCCCCGCACGACGGGGCGGGGCGTTTCCCCCGCTCCGCCCTGGGCACTGTCCCCCGTACGTCGATTCGGGTCTATAAGGACCATCCCCGCCCGACACGTCCCGCACAGCCGGACAGCTCATGCCGATTCCGGGACACTCTGCACATTCCGTGCATTCTGTAGTACCCGGGGAAAGGACGCGCTGCCATGTCGGAGACCGCATCCACCGCCCGGGCACCCGCCGCCCTGCTGCCGTCGCTGGCGCCGCTGCTCCACGAATGGCTGCCGCGCAGACGGTGGTTCGCCGGGAAGGGGGAACCCGTCACCGGCTTCACCCTCGTGTCGGCCACCGAACTGCTCCCGCCCGGCGCCGCCGGACCCGGGCTGCTGCACCTGCTCGTCCGCGTGCGGCAGCCCGGCGCCGACGTCCCGCCCGCCCCGCCCGGCGACTGCTACCAGCTGCTGCTGGGCGTGTGCGACACCCTCCCTCCCCGGCTCGCCCCCGCCCTGGTCGGGCGTGCCACCCGGGGGCCGCTGGCGGGGCGCACCGTGTACGAGGCGCTCCAGGACCCGAGGCTCGCCTCGCTGCTCCTGGAACGCCTCCGGTCGCCCGGCGCGGCCGGCCCGCTGTCCTTCCACCGGGCGGCGGCCGTCCCCGGCGGGCTGCCCCTGCGCGTGCTGGACGCCGAGCAGTCGAACACGTCGCTCGTCTACGGCGACGCGTACATCCTGAAGGTCTTCCGGCGGATCCACCCGGGCGCCAACCCGGACCTGGAGCTGCCGCTCGCCCTCGCCCGCTCCGGCTGCCCCCGGGTGCCCGCGCCCGTCGCCTGGTACGAGGCGGGGTCCGGCCCGGACGGCTCGACGCTGGGCGTGCTCCAGCCGTACCTGCGCGGCTCGCGGGACGGCTGGCGGCTCGCCCTCGACGCGCTGGCCGCCGGCCGCGACTTCGCCCCGGAGGCGCACGCCCTGGGCCGGGCCACCGCCGAAGTGCACACCGCCCTGGCCCGGGCGCTGCCCACGGCGGCGCTCACCCGGCGCCGGGCACGGGAGCTGGCCGTCGCGATGAGCCGCCGCCTGGACGCCGCCGCCCGGGCGGTGCCCGCGCTCGTGCCATACGTCCCCGGGCTGCGCGCCGCCTTCGAGGCCGTCGCCGCGCTCGCCGGGGACGGCGCCCGGCACGTCCAGCGGGTCCACGGCGACCTGCACCTGGGGCAGGTGCTGCGCACCCCGGACGGCGAGTGGTCGGTGATCGACTTCGAGGGGGAGCCCGCCAAGCCGCTCGCCGAACGCCGCCGCCCGCAGCCGCCGGTGCGGGACGTCGCCGGGATGCTGCGCTCCTTCGACTACGCCGCCCACTCGCACCACCCGCGGCGGCCGGGGTGGGCGGAGCGCTGCCGTGAGGCGTACTGCTCCGGCTACGCCGACGCGTCCGGCCGCGACCCGCGTGCCGACGGGGCGCTGCTGCGCGCGTACGAGACGGACAAGGCGGTGTACGAGGTCGTCTACGAGGCCCGGCACCGCCCCGACTGGCTGCGCGTGCCGATGGCGGCCGTCCGCCGCCTGGCCTCGCCACCGGACGCGGATCCGGTCCCTCCGTCCTCCGGGCGGGCGCTCTCCGGGTCTCCGCGGTCCTCCCCCGACCGGCTCGACTGACCCGGCGCCCGCCCCGGGCCCGTCCGTCCCGCCCCACTCCACCCCACTCCATCGAGGAGGACCTCTCCCGTGACCCCCCGCCGTCCGACCCGCAAACCGCCCACGACGAGGACCGCGCAGCCGGTCGTCACCCCCATGGAGGCCCCCGCGCCGGAGGCGCCCGCGCAGGGCTCCCCCGGGCCGGCCGCCCCCGCGGCGCCCGCCGCGGCCCGCCGGCCGCCCCGCCCGCGGGAGGAGGGCGACGGGGTGCCGGCGCAGCCCCTGGAGGGCGCCGACCGGGCGCGGCTGCTCGCCGGCGAGCACCACGACCCGCACGGGCTGCTGGGCGCCCACGCGGTGCCGGAGGGGGTGGTGTTCCGGGCGCTGCGCCCGCACGCCCGGAGGGTCGCCGTCGTCCTGCCCGGCGGGGAGCGGCACGCGCTGCACGACGACGGCGACGGCCTGTTCTCGGGCGTCCTGCCGCTGCCCGGGGTGCCGGCCGGCCACCGGCTGCTCGTCTCGTACGACGAGGCCGACCTGGAGGTCCACGACCCGTACCGGTTCCTGCCCGCGCTGGGCGAGCTGGACCTGCACCTGATCCGGGAGGGCCGCCACGAGGAGCTGTGGACGGCGCTCGGCGCCCACGTGATGACCCACCAGGGCGTGGCGGGGACGCGCTTCACGGTGTGGGCGCCGAACGCGCGCGGGGTGCGGCTGGCCGGGGACTGGACGTTCTGGGACGGCACCGGCCTGCCGATGCGCTCGCTGGGCGCCAGCGGGGTGTGGGAGCTGTTCGTGCCCGGCGTCGGCGAGGGCACGCTGTACAAGTTCGAGGTGGTCGGCCCGGACGGGCACCACTCGCTGCGCGCCGACCCGATGGCCCGCCGCACCCAGTGCCCGCCGGAGACCGCCTCCGTCGTCACCGCCTCGCACCACGAGTGGCGGGACGGGGAGTGGATGGCCCGCCGGGGGAGCGCCCGGTGCACGAGGCGCCGTTCTCCGTGTACGAGGTGCACCTGCCGTCCTGGCGGCCGGGGCTGTCGTACCGCGAACTGGCCGAGGTGCTGCCGGCGTACGTGAAGGACCTCGGCTTCACCCACGTGGAGCTGATGCCGGTCGCCGAGCACCCCTACAGCCCGTCGTGGGGCTACCAGGTCACCTCGTACTACGCGCCGACGGCCCGGCTGGGCACGCCGGACGACTTCAGGTACCTGGTGGACCGGCTGCACCGGGAGGGCATCGGGGTCCTGGTGGACTGGGTGCCGGCGCACTTCCCCAAGGACGACTGGGCACTGGCCCGCTTCGACGGGACCCCGCTGTACGAGCACCCCGACCCGCGCCGCGCCGAGCACCCCGACTGGGGGACGCTGGAGTTCGACTACGGCCGCACGGAGGTGCGCAACTTCCTCGTGGCGAACGCCGTGTACTGGTGCCAGGAGTTCCACATCGACGGCCTGCGCGTCGACGCGGTCGCCTCGATGCTGTACCTGGACTACTCGCGCGAGTACGGCGAGTGGGCGCCCAACGAGTACGGCGGCAGGGAGAACTTCGACGCGGTCCGCTTCCTGCAGGAGATGAACGCGACCGTCTACCGCCGCTGCCCCGGCGTGGTGACGGTCGCGGAGGAGTCCACGGCCTGGGAGGGCGTGACCCGCCCCACCGACCGGGGCGGCCTCGGCTTCGGGCTGAAGTGGAACATGGGCTGGATGCACGACTCGCTGGTGTACGTCTCCAAGGAGCCGGTGCACCGCAAGTACCACCACGACGAGATGACGTTCTCGATGGTGTACGCGTACAGCGAGAACTACGTGCTGCCGATCTCCCACGACGAGGTGGTGCACGGCAAGCAGGCACTCGTGTCGAAGATGCCGGGCGACTGGTGGCAGCGGCGCGCCAACCACCGCGCGTACCTGGGCTTCATGTGGGCCCACCCCGGCAAGCAACTGCTGTTCATGGGGCAGGAGTTCGCGCAGGGCGCGGAGTGGTCGGAGGCGCACGGCCCGGAGTGGTGGCTGCTGGCCGACGACTACCACTCGGCGGGCGACCACCGGGGCGTGCGGGACCTGGTGCGCGACCTGAACGCGGTGTACGGGGCGACGCCCGCGCTGTGGGAGCGGGACACCGTCCCCGAGGGCTTCCGGTGGGCGCTGGGCGACGCCGCCGACGACAACGTCTTCGCGTTCGTGCGGTACGACGCGCAGGGCTCCCCGCTGCTGGCGGTGAGCAACTTCTCGCCGGTGGTGCGCGACGGGTACCGGCTGTGGGCCCCGGAGTCCGTGCCCGTCTGGGAGGAGGTCCTCAACACGGACGCCGTGCGGTACGGCGGCAGCGGCGTGCGGAACGCCGGCCCGCTGAAGCGCGAGGCGGACGGCGTCCGCCTGACGCTGCCGCCGCTGGCCACGGTCTGGTTCAGGCCGGCCTGAGCCGTACGGTGCCCAGGCGCCGGGTCGCGCGGGTCAACGCCACGTACAGGTCGTTGACGCCGTGCGGCCCGGCGGCGCGGATCGCGTCCGGATCGGCGACGACCACCGTGTCGAACTCCAGGCCCTTGGCCTGCCGCGGGTCGAGGAGGACGACGGGCCGGGTCAGGTCCGGGTCGGGGCCGTGCGACGCGCCGGGGAGCGCGGCGGCGAGGGCGGGGTGGTGGGCGGCGGGCGCGATGACGGCCAGCCGCCCCTCGTCGCGGGTCTCGCGGGCGACCGCCTCCGCGACGGCGGCGGGCAGGTCGTCCGTCATCGTCTCCCAGGGCCGCACGCCGGTGGAGCGCACGGAACGC from Streptomyces sp. MRC013 includes the following:
- a CDS encoding alpha-1,4-glucan--maltose-1-phosphate maltosyltransferase, which produces MIGRIPVLDVSPLVDCGRRPAKAVVGETFQVSATVFREGHDAVAADVVLTDPSGRPGPFTPMRELAPGTDRWGADVTPTCEGLWTYHVEAWSDPVATWRHEAGVKVPAGIDTELVLAEGAALHERAADGVPKDEGREAVLTAVDALRDVRRSPAERLAAALSGQVREVLDRHPLRELVTASKPLPLLVERERALYGSWYEMFPRSEGAHRDGDGRLVSGTFRTAAERLPAIAAMGFDVVYLPPIHPIGGTHRKGPNNTLTAGPDDPGVPWAIGSAAGGHDAVHPDLGTLEDFDAFVARARELRLEVALDFALQCSPDHPWVRRRPAWFRHRADGSIAYAENPPKKYQDIYPLAFDEDMRGIVRETVRVLRHWMAHGVRIFRVDNPHTKPVVFWQKVIAAVNRTDPDVIFLAEAFTRPAMMRTLGAIGFQQSYTYFTWRNTKQELTEYLTELSGETAACMRPNLFVNTPDILHAYLQHGGRPAFEVRAVLAATLSPTWGMYAGYELCENTPLREGSEEYLDSEKYQLRPRDWAAAEREGRSIVPLVTALNRLRRRHPALRRLRNLRFHHADNDAVIAYSKRQGSDVVLVVVNLDPHHAQEATVSLDMPDLGLDWHETVPVRDELTGETYHWGRTNYVRLEPGVRPAHVLVVCRGPGGLSPDRRGSVLRPSPPIGGSPTS
- the treS gene encoding maltose alpha-D-glucosyltransferase is translated as MTVNEPVHDTFEDTPAKDRDPDWFKRAVFYEVLVRSFQDSNGDGIGDLRGLTAKLDYLQWLGVDCLWLPPFFDSPLRDGGYDVSDYTAVLPEFGDLADFVEFVDAAHQRGMRVIIDFVMNHTSDQHPWFQESRAHPDGPYGDYYVWADDDKQFEDARIIFVDTETSNWTFDPVRRQYYWHRFFSHQPDLNYENPAVQQEILSALRFWLDLGIDGFRLDAVPYLYQEEGTNCENLPATHAFLKRVRKEIDAAYPDTVLLAEANQWPEDVVDYFGDFAAGGDECHMAFHFPVMPRIFMAVRRESRYPVSEVLAKTPAIPAGCQWGIFLRNHDELTLEMVTDEERDYMYAEYAKDPRMRANIGIRRRLAPLLDNDRNQIELFTALLLSLPGSPILYYGDEIGMGDNIWLGDRDGVRTPMQWTPDRNAGFSSCDPGRLYLPTIMDPVYGYQVTNVEASMASPSSLLHWTRRMIEIRKQNPAFGLGSYTELPSSNPAVLAFLREYGDDLVMCVHNFSRFPQPTELDLRQFNEYHPVELIGGVRFPAVGEWPYLLTLAGHGFYWFRLRRDAVLPARAAASAGRPAGGAAGRAAEPAGAAAAHR
- a CDS encoding phosphotransferase — protein: MSETASTARAPAALLPSLAPLLHEWLPRRRWFAGKGEPVTGFTLVSATELLPPGAAGPGLLHLLVRVRQPGADVPPAPPGDCYQLLLGVCDTLPPRLAPALVGRATRGPLAGRTVYEALQDPRLASLLLERLRSPGAAGPLSFHRAAAVPGGLPLRVLDAEQSNTSLVYGDAYILKVFRRIHPGANPDLELPLALARSGCPRVPAPVAWYEAGSGPDGSTLGVLQPYLRGSRDGWRLALDALAAGRDFAPEAHALGRATAEVHTALARALPTAALTRRRARELAVAMSRRLDAAARAVPALVPYVPGLRAAFEAVAALAGDGARHVQRVHGDLHLGQVLRTPDGEWSVIDFEGEPAKPLAERRRPQPPVRDVAGMLRSFDYAAHSHHPRRPGWAERCREAYCSGYADASGRDPRADGALLRAYETDKAVYEVVYEARHRPDWLRVPMAAVRRLASPPDADPVPPSSGRALSGSPRSSPDRLD